One window of the Microtus ochrogaster isolate Prairie Vole_2 chromosome 10, MicOch1.0, whole genome shotgun sequence genome contains the following:
- the LOC102000798 gene encoding olfactory receptor 2A12-like — MWMIPGQNQTWVSEFILLGFSSDPTTNSILFIVFLLIYLSSVLGNGLIILLICLDTHLHTPMYFFLCILAMLDMGYVTTTMPQMLVHLLAHSKTISFAGCWMQMYVSGALAITECTLFVVMAYDRYVAICYPLHYTVILNWGLCIRLASGSLVCGFLSALLHTFFTMSLPYCGPNKVNHYFCEGPAVRSLACMDTHLIEMIDQVLSILMCLIPISLIMTSYIHIAMAILKIKSTQARCKAFSTCASHLTVVTFFYGPSSYIYMRPNSSFSPERDKQISLFYNAFTALLNPIVYSLRNKDIKRAFLKVMAHGRVD, encoded by the coding sequence ATGTGGATGATTCCAGGgcagaaccaaacctgggtttcTGAGTTCATCCTGCTTGGCTTCTCCAGTGACCCCACGACCAACAGCATCCTCTTCATTGTGTTCCTTCTCATCtacctgagctcagtcctgggCAATGGGCTCATCATCCTGCTGATCTGCCtggacacacatctgcacactcccatgtacttcttcctctgtaTACTCGCCATGTTGGATATGGGCTATGTCACTACCACCATGCCCCAGATGTTGGTGCATCTTCTTGCTCACTCTAAGACCATCTCCTTTGCTGGCTGCTGGATGCAGATGTATGTGTCTGGTGCTCTGGCTATAACTGAGTGTACCTTGTTCGTTGTCATGGCTTATGACAGATATGTGGCCATTTGCTACCCACTGCATTACACTGTCATCCTCAACTGGGGACTTTGCATACGACTGGCATCTGGGTCTTTGGTCTGTGGTTTCCTCTCTGCTTTATTACATACATTCTTCACCATGAGTCTGCCATATTGCGGGCCCAACAAGGTCAACCACTATTTCTGTGAAGGACCTGCAGTGCGTAGCCTGGCTTGCATGGATACCCACCTCATTGAGATGATTGACCAGGTCTTGAGTATTCTTATGTGTCTTATTCCAATTTCCCTCATTATGACATCCTACATTCATATTGCCATGGCTATTCTCAAGATCAAATCCACCCAAGCCCGCTGCAAGGCTTTCTctacctgtgcctcccacctgaCTGTGGTCACATTCTTCTATGGTCCATCCTCTTATATCTACATGAGACCCAACTCTAGCTTTTCCCCTGAGCGAGACAAGCAGATCTCACTCTTTTACAATGCCTTTACGGCATTGCTCAACCCCATTGTCTACAGTTTGAGAAACAAAGACATCAAGAGGGCATTTCTCAAGGTGATGGCACATGGTAGGGTGGACTAG